GATGGCGCTGATCGGGCCATCCGGCGCGGGCAAATCGACCGTCATCCGCTGCATCAACCGCCTGGTCGAACCGACCGCCGGCACGATCGCGCTCAACGACACCGAGCTCACCAGGCTTGGCAGCGGTGAGCTGCGGCGCGCCCGGCGCCGCATGGGCATGATCTTCCAGGAATACGCACTGGTCGAGCGGCTGAGCGTCATGGAGAACGTGCTGAGCGGCCGGCTCGGGTATGTCGGCTTCTGGCAAAGCTGGTTCCGCAAGTTTCCGCAATCCGACATCGACGAGGCCTTCCGCCTGCTCGCTCGCGTCGGCCTCGACCATATGGCCGACAAGCGCGCCGACGAACTGTCGGGCGGCCAGCGCCAGCGCGTCGGCATCTGCCGGGCGCTGATCCAGAACCCGGAGCTGCTGCTGGTCGACGAGCCCACAGCATCGCTCGATCCGAAGACGTCGCGGCAGATCATGCGTCTGATCAAAGAGCTGTGCGCAGAGCGCAAGCTGTCGGCGATCATCAACATCCACGACGTGATGCTGGCACAGATGTTCGCCGAACGGATCGTGGGATTGCAACTCGGCGAGATCGTCTACGATGGACCGCCTGGAGGCCTCACCGCCGACGTGCTGACGAAAATATATGGCGAAGAGGATTGGTCGGCGACGATCCGCAAGGTCGACGAAGAATCGGAGGGAGAGGAAACAGACGCCGACGGCGCGGCCGCTTCCCTCGAAGCACCGTTGCCGCATCGCGACAGAATGGCCGGGCTGACGTGAGATGACCGACTTAGCCATCGCTCCACGCCGCTGGAAAAGGCCCCCGCTGATCAGGTCGGCGTGGCTGCGCTGGTCGCTCGGACTGGGCGTTGCGCTCTATCTGGCACTGGCCTTCGGCACCACGGAGGTGAACTGGACGCGCGTGTGGGAAGGATTGCCGCGCGGCGCGCGTTTCTTTGCTGCGTTCTTTCCGCCGGATTTCGTCAGCCGCTGGAGCGAGATCGCCGACGGCATCGTGGAAAGCCTCTGGATGACGGTGATCTCCACGGTCATCGGCATTGCGCTGTCGGTGCCGGTCGGCATTGGCGCTGCGAAGAACATCGCGCCGGCGCCGATCTATTACTTTTGCCGCGCCGTGCTCGCGGTGTCGCGCAGCTTCCAGGAGATCATCCTCGCGATCTTCTTCGTCAAGCTGTTCGGTTTCGGGCCGTTCGCCGGCGTGGTGACGCTGTCGGTCGCGACCATCGGCTTCTACGGCAAGCTTCTGGCCGAAGACATCGAGGACATGGACCCGGCACAGGCCGAAGCCGTGCGTGCGACCGGCGCCGGCTGGTTGCAATGGATCAACTATGGCGTCCAGCCGCAGGTCATGCCGCGCATGATCGGCCTCGGCCTCTATCGCTTCGACATCAACTTCCGCGAATCCGCCGTGGTCGGCATCGTCGGCGGCGGCGGCATCGGCGCGACACTCAACACGGCGTTCGACCGTTACGAATATGATTCCGCTGCCGCCATCCTGCTGGTGATCATCGCCATCGTCATGGTGGTCGAATATTCGTCCGGCTATCTGCGGCGCTGGGTGCAGTGATGGCCACTGCGCTGCGCGGTCAAACCAAAGTCTGGCACCGGCGCGAGCGCGGCGCGCAATTCGCCGCGTGGCTCGCCTGGCTCGTCGGGGTCGCGATCTTCGTCTACTGCTGGCGCGAAGTCTCCGACAAGACGATCTGGGAATTCGTCACCGACGCGCCCACGCAGGCTGCCGATCTTGCGGTGCGCATGGTGCCGCCGGACTGGGCCTTCATCCTCAAGCTTGGCAGGCCGATCTGGGAGACGATCAACATCGCCACGTTGGGCACGTTGATGTCGATCGTGGTCGCCGTGCCGGTCGCCTATTGCGCGGCGCGCAACACTACGCCAAGCGTGGCCCTGGTGCGGCCGGTGGCGCTGTTCGTCATCGTTGCCTCGCGCTCGATCAACTCGCTGATCTGGGCGCTGATGCTCGTCACCATCATCGGCCCGGGCGTGCTGGCCGGCATCTTCGCCATCGGGCTGCGCTCGATCGGCTTCGTCGCCAAGCTCCTCTATGAAGCGATCGAAGAGATCGACGAGGGCCAGGTCGAAGCGGTGCGTGCGACGGGCGCGAGCGGCGCACAGGTCACGACCTACGGCGTGGTGCCGCAGGTCATGCCGGCTTTCGCCGGCATCTCGGTGTTTCGTTGGGACATCAACATCCGCGAGTCCACCGTGCTGGGTCTGGTCGGCGCGGGTGGCATCGGCCTGCCGCTCAATGCGGCCATCACCACGCTGTCATGGACGCAGGTGTCGCTGATCCTTTTGGTCATCATCGCGACCGTGATCGTGAGCGAGTGGGTGTCGGCGAAGGTGCGACACGCGATCATCTGATCGCGTGATCTCTTGTTAGGCATGATCTTTTCCGAAAACCGCTTCACACTTTTCGGGATCATGCCCGAGCTCAGGCAAGCCGCTTCCAGAGCACTTCGGCGATGGTGTCGGAGGTCGTCGCCGGGTTGACGTATTTCAACTCTTGCGCGGTCAGCAGCACGATCTTGCGCTCCTGGACCTGGCCCACGACCCGGCCGATCGAGCAGCCGGTAAACGTCATGGTCAAGGCGCCACTTACACGATCGAACGTATAAGTCCCGAAGCCGGCAAAGGTCTTGGCGCCGAACAGCCGCGACTCCGAGCCCGTGATGATCTGCGAGAAATGACCCGCCCCGTCGAACATCAGCATGCCGCGCGGGTTCGCGCCCCAGCGGTCGACGACGCTGCCATCTTTCCGCGTGTTCAACGAGGAGACGAAACTCCAGGTGCCGGGAAGGCGATCCGGCGCCCCCGCGCTTGCGGTGGTCGCGCCTATCGACGGCATCATTGTCGCGGCGCTGCCAAGCAGCGCCATGAAGTCACGTCGTTCCATGGTCGTCCCCAGCAGGGGTCATGTCTTTTTTGATGCCTTCCTGCTTTGCAGGACTTTAGCACAAATTGTGTGCCGGACACCCGAAATCGCACACTGCATGCTACCGCGCCACTGTACGGTAAAAGACTTTTGCTGCTTTGCAGCACTCGACCATCAGGTCGGATTCGCTTTCATCCGCTTGGCAGCGTCCAGCGCCGCGAGCACGATACCTTGATAGCCGGTACAGCGGCAGAGATTGCCCGAAATCGCGACCCGCACCTCGCGCTCGGTCGGGTCGGGATTATCGCGCAGAAACTCCAGTAATGTGGTCAGCATTCCCGGCGTACAGAAGCCACATTGCAGACCGTGATTGTCGCGGAACGCCTCTTGCAGCGGATGCAGTTGATCGGCGCTCGGGGCGATGCCCTCAACGGTGAGAATCTCGTGGCCGTGGGCCTGGACGGCGAGCATCAGGCAGGAGCGCGCCGAGTGGCCATCGATCAGGATCGTGCAGGCGCCGCAAACGCCATGCTCGCATCCAAGATGCGTGCCGGTGAGCCCGAGCTCATAGCGGATGAAGTCGGCGAGCGTGATGCGAACCGGGACTTCTTTTTCGTACTTGGTGCCGTTGACGGTGACGGCGATGGTGCGTTTCTCGGTCATGGTTTTGTTCGAGACTATTCCTTGAGCTTGTTTTTAGGGCCTATCCTTACGGCCTAGTGCGGCTTGTTCCACGGCGCGTTGTCGGCAAGGCCCGCAGCTTTTTCCAACGCGCGGCGCGACAACACGGCAGCGAGATGCTGACGGTACTCGGACGACGCATGGATATCGGCCAGCGCGTCGATGCCGCGGCAGCTCTCGCAGGCCTTGGCGAACAACTCGGAACTCGGCGCCTGGCCGGTGATCGCGGCCTCGACTTCGCTCGCGCGCACTGGCGCGACCGCGACACCGCCGAGCGTCACCGAAGCACGTGTGATCTTGCCGCCTTCGATCATCAGCAGCGCCGCCGCCGACACGATGGCGAAGTCGCCGTGGCGGCGGGCGAACTCGATGAAGGCCGCCTTGTGGCCCACCGGCCAGAGCGGAATGCGGACCGCGGTGACGATCTCGTTCAATTCGATCGCCGGCGTCAGATAGCCTGCCGGAAAATCCGCGAATGCGATCTCGCGCGTGCCGTTTGGCCCGGCGACCGAAACCGTCGCATCATGGGCGGCGCAGACCGTGACCTGCTCGGCCGACGGATCGAGATGGCAGAGCGAGCCACCGATGGTGCCGCGGTTGCGCGTTTGACGATGGCCGGTGTGCTGCAGGCCCTCCCACAGCAGCGGACATTTGGCCTTCACCAAGTCGGAGAACTCGAGATCGCGCTGGCGCGTCATGGCGCCGATCTCAAGCGCGCCGTCCTTTTCCCGGATGTAGGACAGTTCGGCGATCCGGTTCAGGTCGATGACGTGGTCGGGAAGCACGAAGCGGAAATTGAGCATCGGCATCAGCGACTGTCCGCCGGCCAGCAGCTTGGCGTTGTCCAGTGTGCCGAGCAGATTCACCGCTTCGGAG
The Rhodoplanes sp. Z2-YC6860 genome window above contains:
- the phnC gene encoding phosphonate ABC transporter ATP-binding protein → MLRIKGLVKRYRTGDLALKGIDLEVPDGQVMALIGPSGAGKSTVIRCINRLVEPTAGTIALNDTELTRLGSGELRRARRRMGMIFQEYALVERLSVMENVLSGRLGYVGFWQSWFRKFPQSDIDEAFRLLARVGLDHMADKRADELSGGQRQRVGICRALIQNPELLLVDEPTASLDPKTSRQIMRLIKELCAERKLSAIINIHDVMLAQMFAERIVGLQLGEIVYDGPPGGLTADVLTKIYGEEDWSATIRKVDEESEGEETDADGAAASLEAPLPHRDRMAGLT
- the phnE gene encoding phosphonate ABC transporter, permease protein PhnE, encoding MTDLAIAPRRWKRPPLIRSAWLRWSLGLGVALYLALAFGTTEVNWTRVWEGLPRGARFFAAFFPPDFVSRWSEIADGIVESLWMTVISTVIGIALSVPVGIGAAKNIAPAPIYYFCRAVLAVSRSFQEIILAIFFVKLFGFGPFAGVVTLSVATIGFYGKLLAEDIEDMDPAQAEAVRATGAGWLQWINYGVQPQVMPRMIGLGLYRFDINFRESAVVGIVGGGGIGATLNTAFDRYEYDSAAAILLVIIAIVMVVEYSSGYLRRWVQ
- the phnE gene encoding phosphonate ABC transporter, permease protein PhnE, with translation MATALRGQTKVWHRRERGAQFAAWLAWLVGVAIFVYCWREVSDKTIWEFVTDAPTQAADLAVRMVPPDWAFILKLGRPIWETINIATLGTLMSIVVAVPVAYCAARNTTPSVALVRPVALFVIVASRSINSLIWALMLVTIIGPGVLAGIFAIGLRSIGFVAKLLYEAIEEIDEGQVEAVRATGASGAQVTTYGVVPQVMPAFAGISVFRWDINIRESTVLGLVGAGGIGLPLNAAITTLSWTQVSLILLVIIATVIVSEWVSAKVRHAII
- a CDS encoding lipocalin-like domain-containing protein, which produces MERRDFMALLGSAATMMPSIGATTASAGAPDRLPGTWSFVSSLNTRKDGSVVDRWGANPRGMLMFDGAGHFSQIITGSESRLFGAKTFAGFGTYTFDRVSGALTMTFTGCSIGRVVGQVQERKIVLLTAQELKYVNPATTSDTIAEVLWKRLA
- a CDS encoding (2Fe-2S)-binding protein, coding for MTEKRTIAVTVNGTKYEKEVPVRITLADFIRYELGLTGTHLGCEHGVCGACTILIDGHSARSCLMLAVQAHGHEILTVEGIAPSADQLHPLQEAFRDNHGLQCGFCTPGMLTTLLEFLRDNPDPTEREVRVAISGNLCRCTGYQGIVLAALDAAKRMKANPT
- a CDS encoding FAD binding domain-containing protein, with the translated sequence MKPPPFQYHDPKTVSEAVNLLGTLDNAKLLAGGQSLMPMLNFRFVLPDHVIDLNRIAELSYIREKDGALEIGAMTRQRDLEFSDLVKAKCPLLWEGLQHTGHRQTRNRGTIGGSLCHLDPSAEQVTVCAAHDATVSVAGPNGTREIAFADFPAGYLTPAIELNEIVTAVRIPLWPVGHKAAFIEFARRHGDFAIVSAAALLMIEGGKITRASVTLGGVAVAPVRASEVEAAITGQAPSSELFAKACESCRGIDALADIHASSEYRQHLAAVLSRRALEKAAGLADNAPWNKPH